A single Streptomyces sp. Edi2 DNA region contains:
- a CDS encoding LacI family DNA-binding transcriptional regulator encodes MARPNKRTTLREVAEATGLSTAAVSYALRGKHVSKETEERVRKAAAELGYEADPIARALASGRTSTVGVLAGDLQDLWQQQLMAAIGRELLAGDRYALILDAGGDPGRELSLAKQLRDQRVDGLLVSPVDPSAEGWSAIADAVPVVSIGDALSRARTAGEVLFDNRAGIDAVLDYLRGLGHRRVTVLTPTGPSTPDRPADVYVREAADRLGIEAEVLPCPQELGEATAVARRVLANSPDGRRPAGPVPVTAVFCFSDSIAYGVYAAAAEASLTVGRDLSVVGFDDHPVSRVLTPPLTTVDWGLSEIAKEAARLAVAAIEGRRVRRKRILCAPRLSERGSAVAVRR; translated from the coding sequence ATGGCCAGGCCCAATAAGCGCACCACCCTCCGCGAGGTGGCCGAGGCCACCGGCCTCTCCACCGCGGCCGTCTCCTACGCGTTGCGGGGCAAGCACGTCTCCAAGGAAACCGAGGAGCGGGTGCGCAAGGCCGCCGCCGAGCTCGGCTACGAGGCCGACCCCATCGCCCGCGCCCTCGCCAGCGGCCGTACGAGCACGGTCGGGGTGCTCGCCGGCGATCTGCAGGATCTGTGGCAGCAGCAGCTGATGGCGGCGATAGGGCGTGAGCTGCTGGCCGGCGACCGCTATGCGCTGATCCTCGACGCGGGCGGCGACCCCGGGCGGGAGCTGTCCCTCGCCAAGCAGCTGCGCGACCAGCGGGTGGACGGCCTGCTGGTCTCGCCGGTCGACCCGTCCGCCGAGGGCTGGTCGGCGATCGCCGACGCCGTGCCGGTGGTCTCCATCGGCGACGCCCTGAGCCGCGCCCGTACGGCGGGCGAGGTGCTTTTCGACAACCGGGCGGGCATCGATGCCGTCCTGGACTACCTCCGGGGGCTGGGGCACCGCAGGGTCACCGTGCTGACCCCCACCGGCCCCTCCACCCCCGACCGCCCCGCCGACGTCTATGTGCGCGAGGCCGCCGACCGCCTCGGCATCGAGGCCGAAGTCCTGCCCTGTCCGCAGGAGTTGGGCGAGGCGACGGCGGTGGCCCGCCGGGTCCTGGCCAACAGCCCGGACGGCCGACGGCCGGCCGGTCCCGTCCCGGTCACCGCCGTCTTCTGCTTCTCCGACTCCATCGCCTACGGCGTCTACGCGGCCGCCGCGGAGGCCTCTCTCACCGTCGGCCGTGACCTCTCGGTCGTCGGCTTCGACGACCACCCCGTCTCCCGGGTCCTCACCCCGCCCCTGACCACCGTCGACTGGGGCCTGAGCGAGATCGCCAAGGAAGCTGCCCGCCTCGCGGTCGCCGCCATCGAGGGCCGCCGGGTCCGCCGCAAGCGCATCCTGTGCGCCCCGCGCCTCTCGGAACGGGGGTCGGCGGTGGCGGTGCGGCGGTAG
- a CDS encoding amidohydrolase yields MPTDVHQHIWPPAFLELLRSRSTPPRLDGWTLHLPGEPPYAVDPADHDIAARARLARADGLDLALVSLSSPLGIEYLPPAEAAPLLDAFHDGTLDLPAPFGVWASACLSAPEPDPDALRRELARGCVGLQLPATALLDAAGWARCAPLLDAAAERDAPLFVHPGPAPPADRDAPAWWPALVPYLQQLHASWFAFRAFGRPRHPDLRVCFAALAGLAPLHGERLVARGGGRDRGRVDCNAFYETSSYGTRAVDALVRAAGIDVVVSGSDRPYAEPVLPDLGAQAAVHALRTANPARLLGPTKGARP; encoded by the coding sequence GTGCCCACCGACGTCCACCAGCACATCTGGCCGCCCGCATTCCTCGAGCTGCTGCGGTCCCGCAGTACGCCGCCGCGGCTGGACGGCTGGACGCTGCACCTGCCGGGCGAGCCCCCGTACGCCGTCGACCCCGCCGACCACGACATCGCGGCCCGCGCCCGGCTCGCCCGCGCCGACGGCCTCGACCTGGCCCTGGTGTCGCTCTCCAGCCCGCTCGGCATCGAATATCTGCCGCCCGCCGAGGCCGCACCCCTGCTCGACGCCTTCCACGACGGCACGCTGGACCTGCCCGCCCCCTTCGGCGTCTGGGCCTCGGCCTGCCTGTCCGCTCCCGAGCCGGACCCCGACGCGCTGCGGCGCGAGCTGGCCCGCGGCTGCGTGGGGCTACAGCTGCCCGCCACCGCGCTGCTCGACGCCGCGGGGTGGGCCCGCTGCGCACCGCTGCTGGACGCCGCCGCCGAGCGGGACGCGCCGCTGTTCGTCCACCCCGGCCCGGCCCCGCCCGCAGACCGGGACGCGCCGGCCTGGTGGCCCGCCCTGGTCCCGTACCTCCAGCAGCTGCACGCCTCGTGGTTCGCGTTCCGCGCCTTCGGCCGGCCACGCCACCCCGACCTGCGGGTCTGCTTCGCGGCCCTGGCCGGCCTGGCCCCGCTGCACGGCGAGCGGCTGGTCGCCCGTGGCGGCGGCCGGGACCGCGGCCGGGTGGACTGCAACGCGTTCTACGAGACCTCCTCGTACGGCACCCGCGCGGTCGACGCACTCGTCCGGGCCGCGGGCATCGACGTCGTCGTCAGCGGCAGCGACCGCCCCTATGCCGAACCCGTCCTCCCCGACCTCGGCGCACAGGCCGCCGTCCACGCCCTGCGCACCGCCAACCCGGCCCGCCTGCTGGGCCCGACGAAAGGAGCCCGCCCATGA
- a CDS encoding cysteine dioxygenase family protein: protein MTYRTSLAATAREVPDGEEPFTALPERNLDKRELQDLVEQLATRPDLWREQVAFSDTERHYASLHRDEFVDVWLLCWTRQNDTGWHDHDLSSGAVRVVQGVLTESNPRIGGEHLATAVDAGSSFAFGPDHIHRLTGASDDAVSVHAYSPPLWRLGQYDITADGLMRRVSVSYADELRPTDGTTAA, encoded by the coding sequence ATGACGTACCGCACCTCCCTGGCCGCCACCGCCCGCGAGGTCCCCGACGGCGAGGAGCCGTTCACCGCACTGCCCGAGCGCAACCTCGACAAGCGCGAGCTGCAGGACCTGGTCGAGCAGCTCGCCACCCGCCCGGACCTGTGGCGTGAACAGGTCGCCTTCTCGGACACCGAGCGCCACTACGCCTCCCTGCACCGCGACGAGTTCGTCGATGTCTGGCTGCTGTGCTGGACCCGGCAGAACGACACCGGCTGGCACGACCACGACCTCTCCTCCGGGGCGGTCCGGGTCGTCCAGGGCGTACTGACCGAGTCCAACCCGCGGATCGGCGGCGAGCACCTGGCCACCGCGGTCGACGCGGGCTCCTCCTTCGCCTTCGGCCCGGACCACATCCACCGGCTCACCGGGGCGAGTGACGATGCGGTGTCGGTGCACGCCTACTCACCGCCGCTGTGGCGGCTGGGCCAGTACGACATCACCGCGGACGGGCTGATGCGACGGGTCTCGGTCTCCTACGCGGACGAGCTGCGGCCGACGGACGGGACCACCGCGGCCTGA
- a CDS encoding cytosine permease: MAGVVERRSIDVVPDDERHGSAVSQFTLWLGANLQITAVITGALAVVFGANAFWSLIGLLLGNLLGGAVMALHSAQGPRLGLPQMITSRAQFGVRGAVVPLALVIVMYIGFFASGSVLAGQAVGELTHLGETPGIVLFAAVTAVAAAVGYRLIHTLGKIAGLVCALTFVYLGIRLLQRTDLGTLLADHRFALPVFLLAVSLSASWQLAFGPYVADYSRYLPRHTSARATFWWTLSGSVLGSQWSMTFGALAAAAAPAAFVGHEVSYIVGLGGAGLIASVLYFALALGKLTINILNTYGGFMSLVTSVSGFRGQRTLTPRGRSAYIAGIMVAGTAVALLGKDSFLTSFKDFLLFLLTFFTPWSAINLVDYYLISKERYDIPALSDPAGRYGAWNVRALTVYVLGVLAQLPFLATHFYTGPLVAPLGGADISWLVGLAVPAVLYWLTARRDTARTVGPAAPQEELNPAGSGG; the protein is encoded by the coding sequence ATGGCAGGTGTGGTCGAACGGCGCTCCATCGACGTCGTTCCGGACGACGAACGGCACGGCAGCGCGGTCAGCCAGTTCACGCTCTGGCTGGGCGCCAACCTCCAGATCACCGCCGTCATCACCGGCGCGCTGGCCGTCGTCTTCGGGGCGAACGCCTTCTGGTCGCTGATCGGGCTGCTGCTCGGCAACCTCCTGGGCGGTGCGGTGATGGCGCTGCACTCCGCCCAGGGACCGCGGCTCGGACTGCCGCAGATGATCACCTCGCGGGCCCAGTTCGGGGTGCGCGGCGCGGTGGTCCCGCTGGCGCTGGTCATCGTGATGTACATCGGCTTCTTCGCCAGCGGCAGCGTGCTGGCCGGGCAGGCCGTCGGCGAGCTGACGCACCTCGGCGAGACCCCCGGGATCGTCCTGTTCGCCGCGGTCACCGCCGTGGCCGCGGCCGTCGGCTACCGCCTGATCCACACCCTCGGCAAGATCGCCGGCCTGGTCTGCGCACTGACCTTCGTCTACCTCGGCATCCGGCTGCTGCAGCGCACCGACCTCGGCACGCTCCTCGCCGACCACCGCTTCGCGCTGCCGGTCTTCCTGCTCGCCGTCTCGCTCTCGGCCTCCTGGCAGCTGGCGTTCGGCCCGTACGTCGCGGACTACTCGCGCTACCTGCCGCGGCACACCTCGGCGCGCGCCACGTTCTGGTGGACGCTGTCCGGTTCGGTGCTCGGCTCGCAGTGGTCGATGACGTTCGGCGCGCTGGCCGCCGCCGCGGCGCCCGCGGCCTTCGTGGGGCACGAGGTCAGCTATATCGTCGGCCTGGGCGGCGCGGGCCTGATCGCCTCGGTCCTCTACTTCGCCCTCGCCCTCGGCAAACTCACCATCAACATCCTCAACACCTATGGCGGGTTCATGTCGCTGGTCACCAGCGTCAGCGGCTTCCGCGGACAGCGCACCCTCACGCCGCGCGGCCGCTCCGCCTACATCGCCGGGATCATGGTGGCCGGCACCGCCGTCGCCCTCCTGGGCAAGGACTCGTTCCTGACATCCTTCAAGGACTTCCTGCTCTTCCTGCTGACCTTCTTCACACCCTGGTCCGCGATCAATCTCGTCGACTACTACCTGATCTCCAAGGAGCGCTACGACATCCCGGCGCTCAGCGACCCCGCAGGACGCTACGGCGCCTGGAACGTGCGGGCGCTGACGGTCTACGTCCTCGGGGTGCTCGCCCAGCTCCCGTTCCTGGCCACGCACTTCTACACCGGCCCGCTGGTGGCACCGCTCGGCGGCGCCGATATCTCCTGGCTCGTCGGTCTCGCCGTACCGGCCGTCCTGTACTGGCTGACCGCCCGCCGCGACACCGCCCGCACGGTCGGACCGGCAGCGCCCCAGGAGGAGCTGAATCCAGCCGGATCGGGGGGCTAG
- a CDS encoding cystathionine beta-synthase: MQFYDSMIELVGNTPLVRLNNVTRGIQATVLAKVEYFNPGGSVKDRIAVRMIEAAEQSGELQPGGTIVEPTSGNTGVGLAIVAQQKGYKCIFVCPDKVSMDKINVLRAYGAEVVVCPTAVDPEHPDSYYNVSDRLVRETPGAWKPDQYSNPNNPRSHYETTGPELWEQTGGRITHFVAGVGTGGTISGTGRYLKDASDGKVKVIGADPEGSVYSGGSGRPYLIEGVGEDFWPTAYDRTVADEIVAVSDKDAFQMTRRLAKEEGLLVGGSCGMAVVGALEVAAKLGPDDVVVVLLPDSGRGYLSKIFNDEWMADYGFLEEGGAAARVGEVLEHKEGALPSLVHMHPEETVGEAIEVLREYGVSQMPIVKPGAGHPDVMAAEVVGSVVERELLDALFTQRASLTDPLEKHMCPPLPQVGSGEPVADLMAVLESADAAIVLVEGKPKGVVSRQDLLAYLAREAGK; the protein is encoded by the coding sequence GTGCAGTTTTACGATTCGATGATTGAGCTGGTCGGCAACACCCCGCTCGTGCGGCTCAACAACGTCACTCGAGGGATCCAGGCCACCGTCCTGGCGAAGGTCGAGTACTTCAACCCCGGCGGGTCGGTCAAGGACCGGATCGCCGTGCGGATGATCGAGGCCGCCGAGCAGTCGGGTGAGCTGCAGCCCGGCGGCACCATCGTCGAGCCGACATCCGGCAACACCGGTGTGGGCCTGGCGATCGTCGCCCAGCAAAAGGGTTACAAGTGCATCTTCGTCTGCCCGGACAAGGTGTCCATGGACAAGATCAACGTGTTGCGGGCCTACGGTGCGGAGGTGGTGGTCTGCCCGACCGCCGTCGACCCCGAGCACCCGGACTCGTACTACAACGTCTCGGACCGGCTGGTGCGCGAGACGCCCGGTGCCTGGAAGCCGGACCAGTACAGCAACCCGAACAACCCGCGCTCCCACTACGAGACCACCGGTCCCGAGCTGTGGGAGCAGACCGGGGGCCGGATCACCCACTTCGTGGCGGGTGTCGGCACCGGCGGCACGATCAGCGGCACCGGCCGCTATCTGAAGGATGCCAGTGACGGCAAGGTCAAGGTGATCGGCGCCGACCCGGAGGGCTCCGTCTACAGCGGCGGCTCCGGGCGCCCGTATCTGATCGAGGGCGTCGGCGAGGACTTCTGGCCGACCGCCTACGACCGCACCGTCGCGGACGAGATCGTGGCGGTCTCGGACAAGGACGCCTTCCAGATGACCCGGCGGCTCGCCAAGGAGGAGGGCCTGCTGGTCGGCGGCTCCTGCGGGATGGCCGTGGTGGGTGCGCTGGAGGTCGCCGCCAAGCTCGGCCCGGACGACGTGGTGGTCGTCCTGCTGCCGGACAGCGGCCGCGGCTACCTCTCCAAGATCTTCAACGACGAGTGGATGGCCGACTACGGCTTCCTGGAGGAGGGCGGCGCCGCCGCCCGGGTCGGCGAGGTGCTGGAGCACAAGGAGGGCGCGCTGCCCTCGCTGGTGCACATGCACCCGGAGGAGACCGTCGGCGAGGCGATCGAGGTGCTGCGCGAGTACGGCGTCTCGCAGATGCCGATCGTCAAGCCGGGCGCCGGGCACCCGGACGTGATGGCCGCCGAGGTCGTCGGCTCGGTCGTCGAGCGCGAACTGCTCGACGCGCTGTTCACCCAGCGCGCCTCGCTGACCGACCCGCTGGAGAAGCACATGTGCCCGCCGCTGCCGCAGGTCGGCTCCGGCGAGCCGGTCGCCGATCTGATGGCGGTCCTGGAGAGCGCGGACGCGGCGATCGTCCTCGTCGAGGGCAAGCCGAAGGGCGTGGTGAGCCGGCAGGACCTGCTGGCCTATCTGGCGCGCGAGGCCGGCAAGTAG
- a CDS encoding SGNH/GDSL hydrolase family protein: MPMTMSRARVARRIATAAAFGGGGIGLLGVATVGVLLTEVRLARRTVGGSSDIPPCADGRYGAAFDHRTDHPPLRLGFLGDSTAAGQGVHRARQTPGALLASGLAALSELPVDFRNVALPGAQSDDLARQVELMLTDGTETPDVCVIMIGANDVTHRMPPAQSVRHLSEAVRALRAAGCEVVVGTCPDLGTIEPVYQPLRWVARRLSRQLAAAQTIGVVESGGRTVSLGDLLGPEFEARPRELFGPDNYHPSAEGYATAAMAVLPTLCASLGLWPEKEQPEPARGEGLLPVEQAAAEAASEGGTEVTASRAPWALLKHRRRRQLPAPEPTDPSAVTP, from the coding sequence ATGCCGATGACGATGTCCAGGGCCAGAGTGGCCCGGCGGATCGCGACCGCCGCCGCTTTCGGCGGCGGCGGGATCGGGCTGCTCGGGGTGGCCACCGTCGGGGTGCTGCTGACCGAGGTCCGGCTGGCACGCCGTACGGTCGGCGGCTCCAGCGACATTCCGCCGTGCGCCGACGGCCGTTACGGCGCCGCCTTCGACCACCGCACCGACCACCCGCCGCTGCGGCTCGGCTTCCTCGGCGACTCCACCGCCGCGGGCCAGGGCGTCCACCGCGCCCGCCAGACCCCCGGCGCGCTGCTCGCCTCCGGCCTGGCCGCGCTCTCCGAGCTGCCCGTCGACTTCCGCAATGTGGCGCTGCCCGGCGCACAGTCGGACGACCTGGCCCGCCAGGTGGAGCTGATGCTGACGGACGGCACCGAGACCCCGGACGTCTGCGTCATCATGATCGGCGCGAACGATGTCACCCACCGGATGCCGCCCGCACAGTCCGTCCGCCATCTCTCCGAGGCGGTGCGCGCACTGCGTGCGGCAGGCTGCGAGGTGGTCGTCGGCACCTGCCCGGACCTGGGCACCATCGAGCCGGTCTACCAGCCGCTGCGCTGGGTGGCCCGGCGGCTCTCCCGGCAGCTCGCCGCGGCCCAGACCATCGGGGTGGTCGAGAGCGGCGGCCGTACGGTCTCGCTCGGCGACCTGCTCGGCCCCGAATTCGAGGCGCGTCCACGGGAGCTGTTCGGGCCGGACAACTACCACCCGTCGGCAGAGGGCTATGCCACCGCCGCGATGGCCGTGCTGCCGACGCTGTGTGCCTCGCTCGGCCTGTGGCCGGAGAAGGAGCAGCCGGAGCCCGCCCGCGGCGAGGGTCTGCTCCCGGTCGAGCAGGCGGCCGCCGAGGCGGCCTCCGAGGGCGGCACGGAGGTCACGGCCTCTCGCGCCCCCTGGGCGCTGCTCAAGCACCGCAGGCGCCGCCAGCTCCCGGCCCCGGAGCCGACGGACCCGTCCGCGGTCACCCCGTGA
- a CDS encoding acetyl-CoA C-acetyltransferase: protein MPEAVIVSAARSPIGRAFKGSLKDLRPDDLTAKIIETALAKVPELDPKDIDDLMLGCGLPGGEQGHNLGRIVAVQMGMDHLPGCTITRYCSSSLQTTRMALHAIKAGEGDVFISAGVETVSRSVKGSSDGLPDTHNPLFADAEARTAARAEQEGADWHDPREDGLIPDAYISMGQTAENLARLKGVTRQDMDEFGVRSQNLAEKAINDGFWEREITPVTLPDGTVVAKDDGPRAGVTVEGVSGLKPVFRPDGLVTAGNCCPLNDGAAALVIMSDIKARELGLTPLARIVSTGVSGLSPEIMGYGPVEASKQALRRAGLSVSDIDLVEINEAFAAQVIPSYRDLGIDLDRLNVNGGAIAVGHPFGMTGARITGTLINSLQWHDKQFGLETMCVGGGQGMAMVIERLS from the coding sequence ATGCCCGAAGCCGTGATCGTCTCAGCCGCCCGCTCCCCGATCGGCCGCGCCTTCAAGGGTTCGCTCAAGGATCTGCGGCCGGACGACCTGACCGCGAAGATCATCGAGACCGCCCTCGCCAAGGTCCCCGAGCTGGACCCCAAGGACATCGACGACCTGATGCTCGGCTGCGGCCTCCCCGGCGGCGAGCAGGGCCACAACCTCGGCCGCATCGTGGCCGTCCAGATGGGGATGGACCACCTCCCGGGCTGCACCATCACCCGTTACTGTTCCTCCTCCCTCCAGACGACCCGCATGGCGCTGCACGCCATCAAGGCCGGCGAGGGCGATGTCTTCATCTCGGCCGGCGTCGAGACCGTCTCGCGCAGCGTCAAGGGCAGCTCCGACGGCCTGCCGGACACCCACAACCCGCTCTTCGCCGACGCCGAGGCCCGCACCGCGGCGCGCGCCGAGCAGGAGGGCGCCGACTGGCACGACCCGCGCGAGGACGGCCTGATCCCGGACGCGTACATCTCCATGGGTCAGACCGCGGAGAACCTCGCCCGCCTCAAGGGCGTCACCCGCCAGGACATGGACGAGTTCGGCGTGCGTTCCCAGAACCTCGCCGAGAAGGCGATCAACGACGGTTTCTGGGAGCGGGAGATCACCCCGGTCACGCTGCCGGACGGCACGGTCGTCGCCAAGGACGACGGCCCCCGCGCCGGCGTCACCGTCGAGGGCGTCTCCGGCCTCAAGCCGGTCTTCCGCCCCGACGGCCTGGTGACCGCCGGCAACTGCTGCCCGCTGAACGACGGTGCCGCGGCGCTGGTCATCATGTCCGACATCAAGGCGCGCGAGCTGGGCCTGACCCCGCTGGCCCGGATCGTCTCCACCGGCGTCTCCGGCCTCTCCCCCGAGATCATGGGTTACGGCCCGGTCGAGGCCAGCAAGCAGGCGCTGCGGCGGGCCGGCCTCTCGGTCTCCGACATCGACCTGGTCGAGATCAACGAGGCGTTCGCCGCCCAGGTGATCCCGTCCTACCGCGACTTGGGCATCGACCTGGACCGCCTGAACGTCAACGGCGGCGCCATCGCCGTCGGCCACCCCTTCGGCATGACCGGCGCCCGCATCACCGGCACGCTCATCAACTCCCTCCAGTGGCACGACAAGCAGTTCGGCCTGGAGACGATGTGCGTCGGCGGCGGCCAGGGCATGGCGATGGTCATCGAGCGGCTGAGCTGA
- a CDS encoding DUF4287 domain-containing protein, whose translation MSQLFSEETHRNMLSRIPHCTGREISDWLRTVEEGPALFRFDEKVSWLRGEHNLAYGHAKAIVHEHDLRRAARKF comes from the coding sequence ATGTCTCAGCTCTTCTCAGAAGAGACCCACCGGAACATGCTCTCCCGTATCCCGCACTGCACCGGCCGGGAAATCTCCGACTGGCTCCGCACCGTTGAGGAAGGCCCCGCTCTCTTCCGCTTCGACGAAAAGGTCAGCTGGCTCCGTGGCGAGCACAACCTCGCCTACGGCCATGCCAAGGCAATTGTCCATGAACACGACCTCAGGCGCGCCGCGCGCAAGTTCTGA
- a CDS encoding Bax inhibitor-1/YccA family protein gives MRSSNPVFSRRGFSRATGYAGFNAPPQAGAAANPYAGANPYAQGGNPYAQDQQQVTQAPPQYSPQTRPMTMDDVVMRTGMTLGTLVVGATVGWLFLTGSLGFAFGAALVAMVLGVIQSFKRTPSPALILGYAALEGLFLGALSGFINDLPKLHGAPMQAVLGTMAVFVAMLVAYKTRIIRVTARFTRFVIIAALGFFLLSMVNVLFMVFSGGDGLGFRSGGLGIVFGIVGVVLGALFLALDFKQVEDGVAYGAPREESWLAAFGLTTTLVWIYVEMLRLISILRGD, from the coding sequence ATGAGGAGCAGCAACCCGGTCTTCTCGCGACGGGGGTTCAGCCGCGCCACCGGCTACGCGGGCTTCAACGCACCGCCGCAGGCCGGGGCCGCCGCGAACCCGTACGCCGGAGCCAACCCCTACGCGCAGGGCGGCAACCCCTACGCCCAGGACCAGCAGCAGGTAACCCAGGCACCGCCGCAGTACAGCCCGCAGACCCGCCCGATGACGATGGACGACGTCGTCATGCGTACCGGCATGACGCTCGGCACGCTCGTCGTGGGCGCCACCGTCGGCTGGCTGTTCCTGACCGGGAGCCTCGGCTTCGCGTTCGGCGCCGCCCTGGTCGCGATGGTGCTGGGCGTCATCCAGTCCTTCAAGCGCACGCCGTCGCCCGCCCTCATCCTCGGGTACGCGGCGCTGGAGGGCCTCTTCCTCGGGGCGCTCAGCGGCTTCATCAACGACCTGCCGAAGCTGCACGGCGCCCCCATGCAGGCGGTGCTGGGCACGATGGCGGTGTTCGTCGCCATGCTGGTCGCCTACAAGACGCGGATCATCCGGGTCACCGCCCGGTTCACCCGCTTCGTGATCATCGCGGCCCTCGGCTTCTTCCTGCTGTCGATGGTCAACGTCCTGTTCATGGTGTTCAGCGGGGGCGACGGCCTCGGCTTCCGCAGCGGCGGCCTGGGCATCGTCTTCGGCATCGTGGGCGTGGTCCTCGGCGCGCTCTTCCTGGCGCTGGACTTCAAGCAGGTCGAGGACGGTGTCGCTTACGGCGCGCCGCGCGAGGAGTCCTGGCTGGCGGCGTTCGGCCTGACCACGACCCTGGTGTGGATCTACGTGGAGATGCTCCGGCTGATCTCCATCCTCCGGGGCGACTGA